A window of the Deinococcus malanensis genome harbors these coding sequences:
- a CDS encoding substrate-binding periplasmic protein — MKRSHMLPFAAALSVMGAFTEASARTYADIKASGVLRVVSGGDLPPFIRVDGQRHRGYEPEMIEAVARTLGLKVSYQVVPPYQLIKELQEDRADIAIGALGITSTRENKVDFTVPTACAGVSVVSFDPKLQMHTDLVGKSIGVGAGSIMQTYVQKLPFEKKVTVFNSTKELIFAVIAKQVDATFAYTIMGPGLKSMYPKAPINFGPELWRVPIGIMTAEDNITTRTTLNAAITKYLQSNSYAFLSQRYFKEDVRCRS; from the coding sequence ATGAAGCGTTCACACATGTTGCCGTTTGCTGCCGCCCTGTCCGTCATGGGTGCTTTTACCGAAGCCAGTGCCAGGACCTACGCCGACATCAAAGCCAGTGGCGTGCTGCGCGTCGTTTCCGGGGGCGATCTTCCTCCTTTCATCCGTGTCGACGGCCAGCGCCACCGCGGCTACGAGCCCGAGATGATCGAAGCCGTGGCCCGCACTCTGGGACTGAAAGTCTCCTACCAGGTCGTGCCGCCCTATCAGCTGATCAAGGAGCTTCAGGAAGACCGGGCCGACATCGCCATCGGAGCACTGGGCATTACCAGCACCCGTGAGAACAAGGTGGACTTCACGGTCCCGACCGCGTGCGCCGGTGTCTCGGTCGTCTCGTTCGATCCTAAGCTGCAGATGCACACGGATCTGGTCGGTAAGTCCATCGGTGTGGGCGCAGGTTCGATCATGCAAACCTACGTTCAGAAACTGCCCTTCGAGAAGAAGGTCACGGTCTTCAACAGCACCAAGGAGCTGATTTTTGCGGTCATCGCCAAGCAGGTCGACGCGACCTTTGCCTACACGATCATGGGACCAGGCCTGAAAAGCATGTACCCCAAGGCCCCGATCAACTTCGGCCCTGAGCTGTGGCGCGTGCCGATCGGCATCATGACTGCCGAGGACAACATCACCACCCGCACCACGCTCAATGCGGCGATCACCAAGTACTTGCAGTCCAACAGTTACGCCTTCCTCTCGCAGCGCTATTTCAAAGAAGACGTTCGCTGCCGCAGCTGA
- a CDS encoding glycosyl hydrolase 53 family protein — protein MTGLSYYPMWHGDFNKLSSTNKALRSNFSRAKVYLAETAYYWDRNQKGYTNLPSPKTPQGRYDLLKALTPVVRDAGGSGIFAWGSYWLQSSKWLIAPGWSDDDASRRSMSDDNARATIGIDGLN, from the coding sequence GTGACCGGGCTGTCGTACTACCCGATGTGGCACGGGGACTTCAACAAACTCAGCAGTACCAACAAGGCGCTGCGCAGCAACTTCAGCCGGGCCAAGGTGTATCTGGCGGAAACCGCATATTACTGGGACAGGAACCAGAAGGGCTATACCAACCTGCCCTCCCCCAAAACCCCCCAGGGTCGGTACGACTTGCTGAAAGCCCTGACACCCGTCGTCAGAGATGCTGGTGGAAGCGGCATCTTCGCGTGGGGCTCGTACTGGTTACAGAGCAGCAAATGGCTGATCGCTCCAGGCTGGTCGGACGACGATGCGTCCCGCCGTTCGATGTCCGACGACAATGCCCGGGCCACCATCGGGATTGACGGCCTGAACTGA
- a CDS encoding GGDEF domain-containing protein, translated as MLTGLASRRSFTESLEGAVANAQRHGTPLALLLADVTRFKAINDTLGHAAGNQALVEVGSTLRECLRAGDHVFRWGGDEFALLLPHT; from the coding sequence GTGCTGACGGGGCTGGCCAGTCGCCGGTCCTTTACCGAAAGTCTTGAAGGTGCGGTGGCCAACGCGCAGCGCCACGGTACGCCGCTGGCCCTGCTGCTGGCGGACGTCACGCGCTTTAAAGCCATCAACGATACCCTGGGCCACGCGGCCGGCAACCAGGCCCTGGTCGAGGTGGGGTCCACGCTGCGTGAGTGTCTGCGGGCGGGCGACCACGTCTTCCGCTGGGGTGGAGACGAGTTTGCGCTGCTGCTGCCACATACCTGA
- a CDS encoding sensor histidine kinase, with the protein MTGAALDIPRANILIVDDQDAKRLALAAALEPLGQNLVLASSGREALRLVLGQEFAVILLDVRMPGMDGFETAELIRSRRQTESTPIIFVTAHDRAEADMLGGYTLGAVDYIFSPVRSEVLQAKVSVFVDLHLKTLTVQAHERRLRELEAREAKARQEELRRENERERRTARFELLKLSSAIEQTADPILITGRDGVIEYVNTAFEEITGYGRDEAVGQDAGILNSGLHDTAVFREMWETLLRGEVYRGELINRRRDGSLYHEEKTITPIKGDRGRITHFVSTGKDVTYRKHMEEELRALNASLEARVQERTAQLEDVNGELEAYAYSISHDLRTPLRHIASFADLLSRNAREQLPPSSARYLQLIQDGARRMEHLIDGLLDFARTGRHDLTPQTVALDILAREVIRDLDNAPGAKTVQWSVRDLPVVQADVLALRQILTNLVSNAVKYSQCRDEPRVEIWGEDQGGEVVVHVRDNGVGFNMAYSHKLFGVFQRLHAAEEFEGFGVGLANVRRMVVRHGGRVWAQGEEDRGATFSFSLPRSVPRAAPASEELSAALVKKGEKG; encoded by the coding sequence ATGACGGGCGCCGCGCTTGACATTCCCAGGGCCAACATCCTGATCGTCGATGACCAGGACGCCAAGCGGCTGGCCCTGGCGGCGGCCCTCGAGCCCCTGGGGCAGAACCTGGTGCTGGCCTCCTCCGGCCGCGAGGCCCTGCGCCTGGTGCTGGGTCAGGAGTTCGCGGTGATTCTGCTGGACGTGCGCATGCCGGGCATGGACGGCTTCGAGACCGCCGAACTGATCCGCAGCCGTCGCCAGACGGAGAGCACCCCAATTATCTTCGTCACGGCGCATGACCGCGCCGAGGCCGACATGCTGGGCGGCTACACCCTGGGGGCGGTGGACTACATCTTCTCGCCGGTACGTTCTGAAGTGCTGCAGGCCAAGGTGAGCGTCTTCGTGGACCTGCACCTCAAGACCCTGACCGTGCAGGCCCACGAACGCCGGCTGCGGGAACTCGAGGCGCGTGAGGCCAAGGCCCGTCAGGAAGAACTGCGCCGCGAGAACGAGCGCGAGCGCCGCACCGCACGCTTCGAACTGCTCAAGCTGTCGAGCGCCATTGAGCAGACCGCCGACCCGATCCTGATCACCGGGCGCGACGGCGTGATCGAGTACGTGAACACGGCCTTCGAGGAGATCACCGGTTATGGCCGCGACGAAGCCGTTGGCCAGGACGCGGGCATCCTGAACTCGGGCCTGCACGACACGGCCGTTTTCCGGGAGATGTGGGAGACACTGCTTCGCGGCGAGGTCTACCGCGGCGAACTGATCAACCGCCGCCGGGACGGTTCTCTGTACCACGAGGAAAAAACCATCACGCCGATCAAGGGTGACCGCGGGCGCATCACGCATTTCGTGTCGACCGGCAAGGACGTGACCTACCGCAAGCACATGGAAGAGGAACTCCGGGCACTCAACGCCTCGCTTGAGGCGCGGGTGCAGGAGCGCACTGCCCAGCTCGAGGACGTCAACGGGGAACTCGAGGCTTACGCCTATTCCATCTCGCATGACCTGCGTACGCCGCTGCGGCATATCGCCAGTTTTGCCGACCTGCTCAGCCGCAATGCCAGGGAGCAGCTGCCGCCGTCCTCGGCTCGCTACCTGCAGCTGATTCAGGACGGCGCGCGGCGCATGGAACACCTGATCGACGGGTTGCTGGATTTTGCCCGCACCGGCCGGCATGACCTGACGCCGCAGACGGTGGCGCTCGACATCCTGGCGCGCGAAGTGATCCGGGACCTGGACAATGCCCCGGGCGCCAAAACGGTGCAATGGAGCGTTCGAGACCTACCGGTGGTCCAGGCCGACGTCCTGGCGCTGCGCCAGATCCTGACCAATCTGGTGTCCAACGCGGTGAAGTATTCGCAGTGCCGCGACGAGCCGCGTGTGGAGATCTGGGGAGAAGACCAGGGCGGTGAGGTCGTGGTGCACGTGCGCGACAACGGCGTGGGCTTCAATATGGCCTACAGCCACAAGCTGTTCGGCGTGTTTCAACGTCTGCACGCGGCAGAGGAGTTCGAGGGCTTTGGCGTGGGGCTGGCGAACGTCCGCCGGATGGTCGTGCGGCACGGCGGACGGGTGTGGGCCCAGGGCGAGGAAGACCGGGGCGCGACTTTCAGTTTCTCGCTGCCACGTTCCGTGCCGCGCGCCGCGCCCGCCAGCGAAGAGCTGTCTGCGGCCCTGGTCAAGAAGGGCGAGAAGGGCTAG